TGACCTTCGTCAGGCTGCAAGCCGTTTCAGCACTGCATACAGGGCCGGAAACCGGCCCGGAGAAACCCCGGCGCTGGTCCAGGCGCTCCCGCGTGAGAGCCGCATCCCTGTTGACGATGCTGACCGTGCTTTTTGTGATCTTTCCGCAGAGCAAACCGCCGGAAGAGAAAGCCGTGACCTGGCAGCAGATCAGCGCGGCGCCCGGACGGTCCACCGTCATCACCTTCCCGGAAGGCTCCACCGTCCGCCTGGCCCCCACGAGCAGCATCCGGTTCCCGAACGAGTTCGATCCCGCCCGCCGCGAGGTATTCCTCACCGGGGAAGGGTATTTCAACATCACGCGGGACAGTGCCAGGCCATTTTTTGTGCATACGCAGCATATCAGCACCAAAGTGCTTGGCACGGCCTTCCAGGTGCAGCAGGACAGCGCGGCTCAGGTACGCATCACCCTCGTGGAAGGAAAGGTGCAGGTGCAAAGGGACTCCTCCACACTGGCTACCCTCCAGCCCCGGCAGGCATTCACCTACGATGCCGCCGCCGGCAACTGGGAGATCAGGAGCATTTCATCTGCCGAAGCGGGCGTTCTGGCGGGTGGAGGCATTGTTTTCGAAGCAACGCCGCTGCAGGAAGTAGCCTTGTTGCTGGAAAAGTATTTTGACATGAAAGTACAATTCAGCGACCCGGCCCTCGGCAAACTCCGTTTC
This genomic stretch from Chitinophaga sp. XS-30 harbors:
- a CDS encoding FecR family protein, translating into MSIEPSNIDWGLVYAILAGEADEAQEARWKELFLSSEAYRQLYDQLKPAFREAEKSMTFVRLQAVSALHTGPETGPEKPRRWSRRSRVRAASLLTMLTVLFVIFPQSKPPEEKAVTWQQISAAPGRSTVITFPEGSTVRLAPTSSIRFPNEFDPARREVFLTGEGYFNITRDSARPFFVHTQHISTKVLGTAFQVQQDSAAQVRITLVEGKVQVQRDSSTLATLQPRQAFTYDAAAGNWEIRSISSAEAGVLAGGGIVFEATPLQEVALLLEKYFDMKVQFSDPALGKLRFTSMFSQPSLTSILQAIRASNKIDYTIRDNTILFIRKK